Proteins encoded by one window of Paenibacillus urinalis:
- a CDS encoding antibiotic biosynthesis monooxygenase family protein, with protein MILESAMLYIRAGLESDFEQDFAKASAIISSMSGYLGHELYKCMESDHQYLLHVRWNTLEDHTIGFRGSAEYLEWKQLLHHYYEPFPVVEHFQRVNLNRV; from the coding sequence ATGATTCTCGAAAGTGCAATGCTATACATCAGAGCAGGATTAGAGAGCGATTTTGAACAGGATTTTGCCAAAGCTTCCGCTATTATTTCCAGCATGTCGGGTTATCTCGGACATGAATTGTATAAATGTATGGAGTCGGATCATCAATATCTATTACATGTCAGATGGAATACTCTGGAGGATCATACGATCGGATTCAGGGGGTCCGCTGAATATCTAGAGTGGAAACAGCTGCTTCATCATTATTACGAGCCTTTTCCAGTGGTGGAGCATTTCCAGAGAGTTAATCTGAACCGAGTATAA
- a CDS encoding Gfo/Idh/MocA family protein — MNRIIKIGIIGSGGIARAHAEAYKQLDYVEVVAVADIIPGKAALFIEQTNLPTAKAFDDHQHLLELDLDGVSICTPNFSHHSITIDALNAGKHVMVEKPMSVTLDQGIEMVETAQRTGKMLSVGFQPRYDPNMQAIRSLIQDGQLGKVYYAEAGGGRRRGMPGGTFIRKDLAGAGAMADIGCYSLDMVLHALGYPKPLTVSAYTSNYFGTNPKYHPESHIFNVEDFGAAMVRLEGDILLSYKISWAMHMDTLGPTMFLGTDAGLKVTPAGSGPWSGGWEGRVGSMTLYHDIAGHHTESPIPIQHHQINLFHAKVFDYAEAIQKRLPAPIPGEQILYNQAIIDGVLRSSAAKKEVEIVIPDF, encoded by the coding sequence TTGAATCGTATAATTAAAATAGGCATTATTGGGAGCGGCGGAATTGCCAGAGCCCACGCAGAAGCCTATAAACAGCTTGATTATGTTGAAGTAGTAGCCGTAGCCGATATTATCCCTGGAAAAGCCGCACTGTTTATTGAACAGACCAACCTTCCGACAGCAAAGGCTTTTGACGATCATCAGCATCTGCTCGAGCTGGATCTTGACGGAGTCAGCATATGCACACCTAATTTTTCGCATCACAGCATTACTATTGACGCATTAAATGCGGGCAAGCATGTCATGGTAGAGAAGCCAATGTCGGTCACACTAGACCAAGGTATTGAAATGGTGGAAACCGCACAGCGCACGGGAAAAATGCTGTCCGTCGGGTTCCAGCCTCGTTATGACCCTAATATGCAAGCGATTCGCAGCCTGATACAGGACGGTCAGCTTGGTAAAGTATATTATGCCGAAGCAGGCGGCGGCAGGAGACGCGGAATGCCCGGAGGCACCTTCATTCGTAAGGATCTGGCTGGAGCTGGAGCCATGGCTGATATTGGATGCTATTCGCTTGATATGGTCCTTCATGCTCTCGGGTACCCTAAGCCGCTGACCGTGTCAGCTTACACCTCCAATTATTTTGGCACGAACCCCAAATATCATCCGGAGTCCCACATCTTTAACGTTGAGGATTTTGGTGCAGCCATGGTTAGACTTGAAGGCGATATTCTGCTCAGCTACAAAATTTCCTGGGCTATGCATATGGACACTCTAGGCCCTACAATGTTTCTCGGGACGGACGCCGGGCTTAAAGTGACACCAGCCGGGAGCGGGCCCTGGAGTGGCGGCTGGGAAGGACGTGTCGGCAGCATGACCTTGTATCACGATATCGCCGGCCATCATACAGAGAGCCCGATTCCAATACAGCATCACCAGATCAACCTGTTCCATGCCAAAGTGTTTGATTACGCGGAGGCGATCCAGAAACGACTGCCTGCGCCCATTCCAGGCGAGCAAATCCTATACAATCAGGCGATTATTGATGGAGTGCTGCGTTCTTCTGCTGCCAAAAAAGAAGTCGAAATCGTCATACCCGATTTTTAA
- a CDS encoding 2-oxoglutarate dehydrogenase E1 component produces MANEDGNMQSPWKTYYGPNFGYVQEQFEIYSADPEAVDAEFRTLFKDWGPPPMDVGTDHNHGLASSGTGSSASSGVVDLQLLQKAVTAGKLVQNIRRFGHLVADIDPLQLDVKTEESLLTPSKLGLSEQDLRAIPASIIWENADSQTMTGLDAIQRLRDIYTGPLAYEFNHIQDEEERNWLYQSIESGAQAAQLTSDERKSLLARLVEVEQFEQFLHKNFVGQKWFSIEGNDVLVPMLDKIIEIMAEAGSSHILMGMAHRGRLNVLAHVLGKPYGKIFSKFHQANNKDLVPSESSSGVNYGWTGDVKYHLGATRYVKKGEVVQAKITMANNPSHLEYVNPVVQGFARAAQDDRGQAGYPKQDVTKAATIIMHGDAAFPGEGIVAESLNLKSLKGYQNGGTIHIIVNNRIGFTTNSDASRSTMYSSDLAKGYEIPIIHVNADNPDACMAAIRLASEYRNKFNKDFLIDLIGYRRYGHNETDDPETTQPLVYSKVKNHPTVCELYAEVLVQSGAGEKELLTNLRNAAQNQLKQAYDEVKQGTVSHEEVHDKVDAGSTELQRPERLTNAQTAVPIEKLREINAELLKWPEGFKVYPKLQRILQRRQNALNEGEKVDWSLAETLAFATILADGKPIRMSGQDSQRATFAHRNLVLHDSETGDSYNVLHRLPQAKASFALYNSPLSEESVVGFEYGYNVYAPETLVIWEAQFGDFANCAQVLFDQFVSSGRSKWSQNSSLVMLLPHASEGQGPEHTSARLERFLQMCADDNWIVANLSSSAQYFHLLRRQAALTETDDARPLVLMSPKSLIRNPRVASPAKEFSEGSFHSVLEEPILGAAPDKVERILLCSGKIAIDLEEAIDKEKGEDWSWLHILRVEQLYPFPEQEIRRFLARFRNVKEIVWTQEEPKNMGAWTYMEPRLRDLLPAGVKLDYAGRPERSSPATGFQHVHVVEQQQILSKVLKQSSKKNIPLGR; encoded by the coding sequence ATGGCTAACGAAGATGGCAATATGCAAAGCCCATGGAAAACATACTACGGACCAAACTTCGGTTACGTACAAGAACAGTTTGAGATTTATAGTGCTGACCCCGAGGCAGTTGATGCTGAATTCCGCACGCTTTTTAAAGATTGGGGACCGCCTCCTATGGATGTTGGTACCGATCACAATCACGGACTTGCTTCATCAGGTACAGGGAGTAGTGCAAGTTCGGGAGTTGTAGATCTACAGCTGTTACAGAAAGCGGTTACAGCGGGGAAGTTAGTTCAAAATATCCGAAGATTCGGACATTTGGTTGCTGATATCGATCCGCTCCAGCTGGATGTCAAGACAGAAGAGAGCCTGCTCACACCATCCAAACTGGGGCTTAGCGAGCAAGATCTACGAGCTATTCCTGCCTCAATCATTTGGGAGAATGCAGATTCACAGACCATGACTGGATTAGACGCAATTCAGCGATTGCGCGATATATATACAGGGCCACTGGCTTACGAGTTCAATCATATTCAAGATGAAGAAGAGCGTAACTGGCTGTATCAGAGCATTGAGTCAGGTGCTCAGGCTGCTCAGCTGACCTCGGATGAGCGTAAGTCGCTCCTGGCCAGACTTGTGGAAGTGGAACAGTTCGAACAGTTCCTGCACAAGAATTTTGTAGGGCAGAAGTGGTTCTCTATTGAAGGGAACGATGTGCTCGTTCCGATGCTTGATAAAATTATAGAGATCATGGCTGAAGCAGGATCCAGTCATATTCTGATGGGTATGGCCCATCGTGGACGGCTGAATGTGCTTGCGCATGTACTCGGCAAACCATATGGCAAGATCTTCTCGAAATTCCACCAGGCGAACAATAAAGATCTTGTTCCTTCGGAGAGCTCATCTGGCGTTAATTACGGATGGACGGGAGACGTGAAGTACCATCTGGGTGCAACGCGCTATGTGAAAAAAGGCGAGGTCGTTCAAGCCAAGATTACGATGGCGAATAACCCGAGTCATCTTGAATATGTGAATCCTGTGGTTCAAGGCTTTGCACGGGCAGCTCAGGATGACCGAGGACAGGCAGGATATCCGAAGCAGGACGTTACTAAGGCAGCAACGATTATAATGCATGGAGATGCTGCATTCCCGGGAGAAGGAATCGTTGCCGAATCTCTGAACCTGAAATCGCTGAAGGGATACCAAAATGGCGGCACGATTCATATTATCGTAAACAATCGGATCGGGTTCACGACAAACAGTGATGCATCACGTTCAACGATGTACTCCAGTGACTTGGCTAAGGGATATGAGATCCCAATCATACATGTGAATGCAGACAACCCTGATGCGTGTATGGCAGCAATCCGCCTTGCGAGCGAATATCGTAACAAATTTAACAAAGACTTCCTGATCGACTTGATCGGATATCGCCGTTATGGACATAACGAGACCGATGATCCGGAAACAACTCAACCACTCGTGTACAGTAAAGTGAAGAATCATCCAACCGTATGTGAGTTGTATGCGGAGGTTCTGGTTCAGTCGGGAGCTGGTGAGAAGGAGCTGTTGACGAATCTAAGAAATGCGGCTCAGAACCAGCTGAAGCAGGCCTATGATGAAGTGAAGCAAGGAACTGTAAGCCATGAGGAAGTACATGACAAGGTCGATGCCGGCAGCACCGAGCTGCAAAGACCGGAGCGGCTGACTAATGCGCAAACGGCAGTTCCGATCGAGAAGCTGCGCGAGATTAATGCTGAGCTGCTTAAGTGGCCGGAAGGCTTCAAGGTATATCCTAAGCTACAGCGTATTCTGCAGCGACGCCAGAATGCTCTTAACGAAGGTGAAAAAGTGGATTGGAGCTTGGCGGAAACACTCGCTTTTGCTACCATTCTGGCTGATGGTAAGCCAATTCGGATGTCAGGGCAGGATTCCCAGCGGGCTACATTTGCTCATCGCAATCTGGTGCTGCATGACTCCGAGACGGGCGATTCCTACAATGTACTTCATCGTTTGCCGCAAGCCAAGGCTTCCTTTGCTCTATATAACAGTCCTTTGTCAGAGGAATCTGTGGTAGGCTTTGAGTATGGATACAACGTTTATGCACCTGAGACGCTGGTCATATGGGAAGCACAATTCGGTGATTTTGCCAACTGTGCTCAAGTATTGTTCGACCAATTTGTATCTTCTGGACGTTCAAAATGGTCCCAGAACTCAAGCCTGGTGATGCTCTTGCCTCACGCAAGTGAAGGCCAGGGACCGGAGCATACGAGCGCAAGACTGGAGCGCTTCCTGCAAATGTGTGCAGATGATAACTGGATTGTTGCGAATCTGTCCAGCAGCGCGCAGTACTTCCACCTGCTTCGCCGTCAGGCTGCACTAACGGAGACAGATGATGCGAGACCGCTCGTGCTGATGTCGCCGAAGAGTCTGATCCGTAACCCGCGTGTAGCTTCTCCAGCTAAAGAGTTTAGCGAAGGCAGCTTCCACTCGGTGCTCGAAGAGCCGATTCTTGGAGCAGCTCCTGATAAGGTGGAGCGTATCCTTCTCTGCAGCGGCAAGATCGCGATCGATCTTGAAGAGGCAATTGATAAGGAAAAAGGTGAGGATTGGTCCTGGCTGCACATCTTGCGGGTGGAACAATTGTATCCTTTCCCTGAACAAGAAATACGTCGCTTCCTCGCCAGATTCCGTAATGTGAAGGAAATCGTCTGGACACAGGAAGAGCCGAAGAATATGGGAGCTTGGACATATATGGAGCCAAGACTTCGTGATCTATTACCTGCAGGTGTTAAACTTGATTATGCAGGCCGTCCTGAGCGTTCCAGTCCGGCGACCGGCTTCCAACATGTACATGTCGTGGAGCAACAGCAAATTTTGTCCAAAGTATTGAAGCAAAGTTCAAAGAAAAATATTCCACTGGGGAGGTAG
- a CDS encoding undecaprenyldiphospho-muramoylpentapeptide beta-N-acetylglucosaminyltransferase: MKSKKIVFTGGGSTGHVTVNLALIPYYQEQGYSVHYIGSRQGIEAELIGRMEGVKYKGIATGKLRRYFSVENAKDSLRVLKGVREAYQYLKKIKPGVVFSKGGFVSVPVVLAARILRIPIVIHESDLTPGLANRIALPWADYVCTTFQEAATQLRKSNVVHVGAMIRQELREGNRQRGRSRLGFSDDKPVLLFMGGSLGAKNLNEALYHIIPDLISDYQIIHICGKGQQMGAPVTDGYHVFEYVQEELPDLMAAADLVISRAGSNSIFEFLALHKPMLLIPLSDKVSRGDQIINARSFEASGYARVLLAEDLTASSLLNAIHDLDRNQEKYIQNMRAYRTSDAMTNIIKVIQQAEVK, encoded by the coding sequence ATGAAGTCTAAGAAAATTGTATTTACCGGCGGGGGCTCTACGGGTCATGTCACGGTTAATCTGGCGCTGATTCCGTATTACCAGGAGCAAGGCTACAGTGTTCATTATATTGGTTCAAGACAAGGGATTGAAGCTGAGCTGATCGGCAGAATGGAAGGTGTGAAATACAAGGGAATCGCGACAGGGAAGCTTCGCCGATACTTCAGTGTCGAGAATGCAAAAGATTCCTTACGTGTGCTCAAGGGTGTAAGAGAAGCTTATCAATATTTGAAGAAAATCAAGCCTGGAGTCGTGTTCTCCAAAGGGGGATTCGTATCCGTACCCGTGGTGCTTGCCGCGCGGATACTGCGTATTCCTATTGTCATTCACGAATCGGATCTCACTCCGGGGCTTGCTAACCGCATTGCACTTCCCTGGGCAGATTATGTATGCACGACCTTTCAGGAAGCAGCAACGCAGCTTAGAAAATCAAATGTCGTTCATGTAGGGGCTATGATAAGACAGGAGCTGAGAGAAGGTAATCGTCAGCGTGGGAGAAGCCGGCTCGGTTTCTCTGATGATAAGCCCGTACTGCTCTTTATGGGAGGAAGCTTGGGCGCGAAGAACTTGAATGAAGCTCTATACCACATCATTCCTGATTTAATCTCTGATTATCAAATTATTCATATTTGCGGTAAAGGGCAGCAGATGGGGGCTCCAGTCACTGATGGATATCACGTGTTTGAATATGTGCAGGAGGAACTGCCTGATCTGATGGCGGCAGCGGATTTGGTCATTTCGAGAGCCGGTTCGAATTCTATCTTCGAATTTCTGGCGCTTCATAAGCCGATGCTGCTGATCCCTCTTTCGGATAAAGTCAGCCGCGGAGATCAGATCATTAACGCTCGGTCGTTTGAGGCTTCAGGTTATGCCCGTGTCTTACTTGCTGAGGATCTGACGGCATCCAGTTTGCTGAATGCCATCCATGATCTTGATCGGAACCAAGAGAAATACATTCAGAATATGCGTGCTTATCGTACATCCGATGCGATGACGAATATCATTAAGGTGATTCAGCAGGCAGAAGTAAAATAA
- a CDS encoding MalY/PatB family protein, giving the protein MQNKDTNHPLDQRIDRKNSSSVKWNGLQPLFSAPDAIPLWVADMDFTAPEPVLKALRNIVDHGILGYAMPAPSFNEAIAAWMDKRHSWKIEPEWLVYTPGIVPALNIAVEAFTEPGDKIIIQPPVYGPFHKLAKTHGRELVENPLIHEQGEYRMDLTHLEQAASQDGVKLIVLCSPHNPVGRVWSREELNAVMEIAVKHDIIVISDEIHSDLVFESGKHIPYAVLSEEAKMHSIICTAASKTFNIAGLHTSSVVIANKELRLKFKNMIDKRSMGSMNLFGIAATEAAYREGEPWLESTLEYIHGNLEYVINYFKTNIPECQVSMPEATYLLWIDFRSLGMEHKELFDFLVTKAGLVFSSGTDFGKEGEGFMRMNVACPRSMLEEAMQQLHEAMLNR; this is encoded by the coding sequence ATGCAAAACAAGGATACGAATCATCCGCTCGATCAAAGAATAGATCGTAAGAATTCAAGCTCTGTCAAATGGAACGGTCTTCAGCCCCTCTTCAGCGCACCCGATGCCATCCCGCTATGGGTTGCCGATATGGACTTTACTGCACCTGAGCCTGTGCTCAAGGCGCTTCGCAATATCGTAGATCATGGCATACTTGGATATGCTATGCCTGCTCCATCATTTAATGAAGCTATTGCTGCCTGGATGGACAAGCGACATAGCTGGAAAATTGAGCCGGAATGGCTCGTATATACACCCGGTATTGTCCCGGCTCTGAATATAGCGGTTGAAGCCTTTACTGAACCAGGCGACAAAATTATTATACAGCCTCCAGTATACGGTCCTTTCCATAAACTTGCCAAAACACATGGCAGAGAGCTGGTAGAGAATCCGCTGATTCACGAGCAGGGTGAGTATAGAATGGATCTTACGCATCTCGAACAGGCTGCCTCACAGGATGGAGTCAAGCTGATCGTTCTATGCAGCCCGCATAACCCCGTAGGCCGGGTATGGAGTCGTGAAGAACTGAATGCCGTGATGGAGATCGCGGTGAAGCACGATATTATCGTGATCTCGGATGAGATTCATTCCGATCTCGTATTTGAATCAGGGAAGCATATCCCCTATGCTGTACTATCTGAAGAAGCCAAGATGCACTCGATCATCTGCACTGCTGCCAGCAAGACCTTCAACATCGCAGGTCTGCATACGTCCAGTGTGGTAATTGCCAACAAAGAGCTGCGGTTAAAATTCAAGAATATGATTGATAAACGTTCGATGGGCTCCATGAATCTCTTCGGAATTGCCGCTACAGAAGCTGCTTACCGGGAAGGCGAGCCTTGGCTTGAGAGCACACTTGAATATATCCATGGAAACCTTGAATACGTGATCAACTACTTTAAGACGAACATTCCAGAATGCCAGGTTTCCATGCCGGAAGCTACGTATTTGCTATGGATTGATTTCCGCAGTTTAGGAATGGAGCACAAGGAGCTGTTTGACTTCCTCGTGACGAAGGCGGGACTCGTGTTTAGCAGCGGAACAGACTTTGGCAAGGAAGGCGAAGGCTTTATGCGAATGAATGTGGCTTGTCCTCGAAGCATGCTGGAAGAGGCCATGCAGCAGCTGCACGAGGCCATGCTTAATCGATAA
- a CDS encoding GNAT family N-acetyltransferase encodes MNIRGLQPNEPIPYSMLLLADPSRTVVDTYIDRGQLYVAVIDQTIVGVMVLLDTRPGTIEIVNIAVAEEWQGRGIGKALLQHAVFQGRQQGASTLEIGTGNSSLNQLGLYQRMGFRMTGIDRGFFTRHYEEKIVENGIPCVDMIRLAMEL; translated from the coding sequence ATCAACATTCGCGGGCTGCAACCTAACGAGCCGATTCCGTATTCCATGCTGTTATTAGCCGATCCGTCACGGACTGTGGTGGATACATATATTGACCGCGGCCAATTATACGTTGCTGTAATCGATCAAACAATCGTTGGTGTAATGGTTCTGCTGGATACGAGACCGGGTACGATCGAGATTGTGAATATTGCTGTTGCAGAAGAGTGGCAGGGCAGAGGTATTGGCAAAGCCTTGCTTCAGCATGCGGTATTTCAAGGCAGGCAGCAAGGGGCGTCTACGCTTGAGATTGGAACTGGAAATTCAAGTCTCAATCAATTAGGTCTCTACCAGCGTATGGGTTTCCGAATGACGGGTATTGACCGTGGTTTCTTCACTAGGCACTATGAGGAGAAGATTGTGGAGAACGGCATTCCCTGTGTGGATATGATCCGGCTGGCGATGGAGCTGTAG
- a CDS encoding cysteine hydrolase family protein, translating into MTSTALMIVDVQNAMFADPELPLHNGEEVLSNIQRLLQKAREDGLPVIYIQHTSKSDDEFSEGKPTWHIHPSIAPQPNESVVRKSSWDAFYQTELLAKLQELNIQKLVICGMQTEFCLDTTSRGAYSLGYHHNVLISDAHSTFDSKVLPAADIIKHHNQMLGGRFVQLIKTEDILAKGFN; encoded by the coding sequence ATGACTTCCACCGCCTTAATGATCGTTGATGTTCAGAATGCCATGTTTGCTGATCCCGAACTCCCCTTACATAATGGAGAAGAAGTGCTGAGCAATATCCAGCGCCTCCTTCAAAAAGCCCGTGAGGACGGATTGCCTGTCATCTATATACAGCATACGAGTAAATCAGATGACGAATTTAGCGAAGGCAAACCAACCTGGCACATTCATCCAAGCATTGCCCCCCAGCCGAATGAAAGTGTGGTCAGAAAATCCAGCTGGGACGCCTTTTATCAAACAGAGCTGCTAGCCAAGCTTCAAGAACTGAACATTCAAAAGCTGGTTATTTGCGGTATGCAGACTGAATTCTGTCTAGATACCACGTCACGTGGCGCATACAGTCTAGGCTATCATCATAATGTGCTGATCTCCGATGCACACAGTACATTCGACAGCAAAGTATTGCCTGCCGCAGATATCATCAAGCACCATAATCAAATGCTTGGTGGACGTTTTGTTCAATTAATTAAGACAGAAGACATCCTTGCCAAAGGATTCAATTAA
- a CDS encoding DinB family protein, with product MNRVQKNSLIASFHEWHDWIRRWSMQQNAPWDQPIAEGKWTAREMVCHMMRWDRYFWEGAISIIASGEKEQIQIQQLDYDLFNEAAREYARKISTEELMQETLKYRELIIRSLYELVDEDWSYPYKGLDGNPFTLQGYVEDFIWHDRHHMKQLESMQQLEA from the coding sequence GTGAATAGAGTGCAGAAGAATTCGTTGATTGCTTCATTTCATGAATGGCATGATTGGATCCGCAGATGGAGCATGCAGCAGAATGCACCTTGGGATCAGCCGATTGCAGAAGGCAAGTGGACCGCTCGTGAGATGGTGTGCCATATGATGAGATGGGACCGTTATTTTTGGGAGGGCGCGATATCCATCATTGCGTCGGGGGAGAAGGAGCAGATTCAGATTCAGCAACTGGACTATGATCTGTTTAATGAAGCTGCGCGTGAATATGCCCGTAAGATATCAACAGAGGAGCTAATGCAGGAAACGCTGAAATATAGAGAGCTGATCATTAGAAGCTTATACGAGCTTGTGGATGAAGATTGGTCTTATCCCTATAAAGGGCTGGACGGTAACCCATTTACATTACAGGGTTATGTAGAGGATTTTATATGGCATGACAGGCATCATATGAAACAGCTTGAATCGATGCAGCAGCTTGAGGCATAA
- a CDS encoding ABC transporter ATP-binding protein gives MLRRFFSYYRPYRLLFTIDFMCAVIAGLMELGFPLAVNYVVDELLPSGDFESIIVACTGLLAVYVITAFLHFIVTYWGHMLGINIETDMRSRMFDHLQKLGFRFFDNNKTGHLMSRITNDLMDIGEMAHHGPEDLFIAVMTLIGAFLLMLGINWKLAVLTFIIVPIVIWLALYFNTKMTKAFRKLYGNIANFNSRVENTIGGIRVVQAFANEGFEKKRFEQDNREFRLTKLFSYKIMAQNITISYMLTRSINLFVLICGTWFILQGELTYGQFAAFLLLTNVFFRPIDKINAIIESYPKGIAGFQRYIELLDTEPDVKDSKDAREAPDFEGNIHYENVSFSYDDGSKVLNKINLSIKAGETVAFVGPSGAGKTTICSLLPRFYEASEGRITIDGADTSKITLASLRKQIGIVQQDVFLFAGTVRENIAYGKLDASDEEIWTAARLAQLAPTIEAMPEGMETVIGERGVKLSGGQKQRIAIARMFLKNPKILILDEATSALDTETEAAIQQSLAELSQGRTTLVIAHRLATIKNADRIIVVTPNGIEEEGSHEELVARSGVYSRLHTAQFSELS, from the coding sequence TTGCTTCGCAGATTTTTCTCCTACTACAGGCCGTACCGGCTTCTTTTTACCATTGATTTTATGTGCGCAGTTATCGCTGGACTAATGGAGCTCGGATTTCCTCTCGCCGTCAATTATGTGGTGGACGAGCTGCTCCCTTCAGGTGATTTTGAGAGCATCATCGTGGCCTGTACCGGTTTGCTTGCAGTCTATGTTATTACTGCGTTTCTTCATTTTATAGTGACCTATTGGGGCCACATGCTCGGTATTAATATCGAGACCGATATGAGGAGCCGGATGTTTGATCACCTACAGAAGCTTGGCTTCCGATTCTTCGACAACAATAAGACAGGGCATCTTATGTCACGCATCACGAATGATTTGATGGATATCGGGGAGATGGCTCATCATGGCCCAGAGGATTTATTTATCGCGGTTATGACCTTAATCGGTGCATTTCTGCTCATGCTCGGCATCAACTGGAAGCTTGCAGTGCTTACTTTTATTATTGTACCCATCGTCATATGGCTGGCCCTGTACTTCAATACCAAGATGACCAAGGCCTTCCGCAAGCTCTACGGCAACATTGCTAACTTCAATTCCCGTGTAGAGAATACAATTGGCGGAATTCGTGTTGTACAAGCATTTGCGAACGAGGGTTTTGAGAAGAAGCGCTTTGAGCAGGATAATCGTGAGTTCAGGCTGACCAAGCTGTTCAGCTACAAGATTATGGCCCAGAATATTACGATCAGCTACATGCTGACCAGGAGCATCAACTTGTTTGTGCTGATCTGTGGAACATGGTTTATTTTACAAGGGGAGTTAACCTATGGACAGTTTGCTGCCTTCTTATTGCTGACCAATGTGTTCTTCCGTCCAATCGACAAGATTAATGCGATTATTGAGAGCTATCCAAAAGGCATTGCCGGATTTCAGAGATACATCGAACTGCTGGATACGGAGCCGGATGTTAAGGACAGTAAGGATGCTAGGGAAGCACCGGATTTTGAAGGCAATATTCATTATGAGAATGTCTCGTTCAGTTACGATGACGGCTCCAAAGTACTCAATAAGATCAATCTCAGCATTAAAGCAGGAGAGACCGTCGCTTTTGTAGGTCCCTCGGGCGCGGGCAAGACGACAATTTGCAGTCTGCTTCCGAGATTCTATGAGGCATCAGAAGGGAGGATCACCATTGATGGCGCGGATACGTCCAAGATCACTCTAGCCTCCCTCCGCAAACAGATTGGCATCGTCCAACAGGATGTATTTCTATTTGCAGGTACGGTCCGGGAGAATATTGCCTATGGCAAGCTTGATGCAAGTGATGAGGAGATATGGACAGCAGCGAGACTTGCACAGCTGGCACCAACAATTGAAGCGATGCCGGAAGGAATGGAGACCGTAATCGGGGAGAGAGGCGTGAAATTATCAGGAGGACAGAAGCAGCGGATTGCCATCGCACGAATGTTCTTAAAAAATCCGAAGATCCTTATTCTCGACGAAGCGACTTCGGCACTGGATACAGAAACAGAAGCGGCGATCCAGCAGTCCCTTGCCGAGCTGTCACAAGGAAGAACCACACTCGTCATTGCCCATCGACTGGCTACGATCAAAAATGCAGATCGCATTATCGTAGTTACGCCGAATGGAATTGAAGAGGAAGGAAGTCACGAGGAGCTGGTAGCGAGAAGCGGAGTATACAGCCGCCTGCATACGGCACAATTCAGCGAGCTTAGCTGA